The following are encoded together in the Salvelinus alpinus chromosome 29, SLU_Salpinus.1, whole genome shotgun sequence genome:
- the LOC139558485 gene encoding uncharacterized protein — protein MALAMPEFVAPAPVPVPDPAPAPSQLQPPSQLQPPSQLPPPLQLPSQLQPPSQLPPPSQLPSQLQAPSQLQPPSQLPSQLQPPSQLQPPSQLQLQPQPQPPPVPAPVPSQLQSRPSSSSSPNPRPSSRPRPSSRPRPSSSPVPAPAPSQLQPPSQLQPPPRPSSSPRPSSSSSPRPSSSSSPHPSSRPSSSSSPHPSSRPSSSSSPNPNPRPSSSSSPHPSSRPSSSPNPNPRPSSSPVPGPVPAGAGVEGGSSRGVEGGGVQQRGREGGPAEG, from the exons atggcgcttgcaatgccagagtTTGTCG ctccagcccccgTCCCAGTTCCCGACCCAGCTCCAGCCCCTTCCCAGCTCCAGCCCCcgtcccagctccagcccccgTCCCAGCTCCCGCCCCCGTTGCAGCTCCcgtcccagctccagcccccgTCCCAGCTCCCGCCCCCGTCCCAGCTCCCGTCCCAGCTCCAGGCCCcgtcccagctccagcccccgTCCCAGCTCCcgtcccagctccagcccccgtcccagctccagcccccgtcccagctccagctccagccccaaccccaaccccc ccccgtcccagctccagtcccgtcccagctccagtcccgtcccagctccagctccagccccaacCCCCGTCCCAGCTCCCGTCCCCGTCCCAGCTCCCGTCCccgtcccagctccagtcccgtcccagctccagccccgtcccagctccagcccccgtcccagctccagccccc cccccgtcccagctccagcccccgtcccagctccagctccagcccccgtcccagctccagctccagcccccATCCCAGCTCCCgtcccagctccagctccagcccccATCCTAGCTCCCgtcccagctccagctccagccccaaccccaacccccgtcccagctccagctccagcccccATCCCAGCTCCcgtcccagctccagccccaaccccaacccccgtcccagctccagtcccgtCCCAGGTCCCGTCCCAGCTGGAGCTGGGGTAGAGGGGGGGTCCagcagaggggtagagggggggggggtccagcagaggggtagagaggggggtccagcggaggggtag